One stretch of Pseudomonas sp. NC02 DNA includes these proteins:
- a CDS encoding carboxymuconolactone decarboxylase family protein gives MSNKFTELTRDVLFADIWEREGLSPRERSLITVAALVAMYRLEQLPFHLQRAVGNGLSVEELGEVITHLAFYSGWPTAASALNLLAAIHPAE, from the coding sequence ATGAGCAACAAATTTACCGAGCTGACCCGCGACGTGCTGTTCGCCGATATCTGGGAGCGCGAGGGCCTGTCGCCCAGGGAGCGCAGCCTGATCACCGTGGCGGCACTGGTGGCGATGTACCGTCTGGAGCAACTACCGTTTCACTTGCAGCGGGCGGTTGGCAATGGCTTGAGCGTCGAGGAACTGGGTGAAGTCATCACTCACCTGGCGTTTTACTCCGGCTGGCCGACAGCGGCGTCGGCGCTGAACCTGTTGGCAGCCATCCATCCTGCGGAGTAA
- a CDS encoding LysR substrate-binding domain-containing protein gives MRRPTFDLDVLRTFVTGVELNSFAKAADRLGRSTSAVSAQLKKLEEQVGTPVLSKSGRGLVLTPVGEALLGHARRLLDLNDTVFSSLNETQTAGTLRLGLQEDFGEHVLSDILRRFARLYPMISLEVRIGRNAELLTLIDSASLDLALTWETGQTSSCRTRLGQTPMHWIGPRDKPQLPRSEDAPLPLVMFEAPCVLRSAATEALDRAGIAWRIALTSPSVGGIWAAVDAGLGVTLRTRIGLPAHLRVLDGLPPVPSLGYELHCSHPAPGAAAEQLAALIQSSLV, from the coding sequence ATGCGCCGCCCCACCTTCGACCTTGATGTACTGCGCACCTTCGTCACCGGCGTCGAGCTGAACAGTTTTGCCAAGGCGGCGGATCGCCTGGGCCGTTCGACTTCAGCCGTCAGCGCGCAATTAAAGAAACTCGAAGAACAGGTCGGCACGCCGGTGCTGAGCAAATCCGGGCGCGGGCTGGTGCTGACGCCGGTGGGTGAAGCGCTGCTCGGCCACGCCAGGCGGTTGCTGGACCTCAATGACACTGTCTTCAGCAGCCTTAACGAAACCCAAACCGCAGGCACTTTGCGCCTCGGTTTGCAGGAGGATTTCGGCGAGCATGTGCTCAGTGACATCCTGCGGCGCTTCGCCAGGCTTTATCCGATGATCAGCCTTGAAGTGCGGATAGGCCGCAATGCCGAGCTGTTGACCCTGATCGACAGCGCGAGCCTGGACCTGGCGCTGACCTGGGAAACCGGTCAGACATCGTCCTGCCGCACCCGCCTGGGGCAAACACCCATGCACTGGATCGGGCCCCGGGACAAACCCCAACTACCGCGCTCCGAGGACGCGCCGCTGCCGCTGGTGATGTTCGAGGCACCCTGCGTATTGCGCAGCGCCGCCACCGAAGCCCTGGACCGCGCCGGCATTGCCTGGCGCATTGCCTTGACCAGCCCCAGCGTGGGTGGGATCTGGGCGGCGGTCGATGCCGGGTTGGGTGTGACCTTGCGCACCCGTATCGGTTTGCCTGCGCACCTGCGTGTACTCGACGGTCTGCCGCCGGTGCCGTCCCTTGGCTATGAATTGCATTGCAGCCATCCAGCGCCAGGCGCTGCGGCCGAACAGCTGGCAGCGCTCATACAGAGCAGCCTGGTTTAG
- a CDS encoding NAD(P)H-dependent oxidoreductase → MHALIVVAHHDPQSLTHSLAKQAAAGITAAGHTFEIADLAAEGFDPRYNAADHKVHRTRATPPADVLAEQARLDRADALVLVYPIFWWSMPALLKGWIDRVFVNGWAIDYSLETKVVKKLGHLQVHLLGVGGADEGVFERHGYADAMRTQIDHGIFDYCGAKVLTSELLLDSESGAAEQHLETAAKLGRQLFVTLQPCETA, encoded by the coding sequence ATGCACGCGCTGATCGTCGTTGCCCATCACGACCCACAATCCCTCACCCACAGCCTCGCCAAACAGGCGGCTGCCGGCATCACAGCCGCAGGGCACACCTTCGAGATCGCCGACCTCGCCGCCGAAGGTTTCGACCCACGCTACAACGCCGCCGACCATAAAGTGCACCGCACCCGCGCCACGCCGCCGGCCGACGTACTGGCCGAACAGGCCCGACTCGACCGCGCCGACGCCTTGGTGCTGGTGTACCCGATCTTCTGGTGGTCGATGCCGGCCTTGCTCAAGGGCTGGATCGACCGGGTATTCGTCAACGGTTGGGCGATCGACTACAGCCTTGAGACGAAGGTGGTGAAAAAACTCGGCCACTTGCAGGTGCACTTACTGGGCGTTGGCGGGGCGGACGAAGGGGTGTTTGAACGCCACGGCTATGCCGACGCCATGCGCACGCAAATCGACCATGGGATCTTTGATTACTGCGGTGCGAAAGTGCTGACATCCGAGCTGCTGCTGGACTCGGAAAGCGGCGCTGCCGAACAGCATCTGGAGACGGCGGCGAAGTTGGGGCGACAACTGTTCGTCACCCTGCAACCCTGCGAAACCGCCTAA
- a CDS encoding TetR/AcrR family transcriptional regulator has protein sequence MSSDQSPAPRRRLSRDDRLRQLLDVAWQLVREEGTDALTLGHLAELAGVTKPVVYDHFGDRAGLLAALYEDFDARQNQVFAAAIEASEPTLDDRARVIASCYVDCVLLQGREIPGVIAALAGSPELETIKREYDVIFLGKCRDALAPFAVDGVIGQPGLRAMLGAADALSHAAASGEISPLEAQEELFASIKSMVSRVAR, from the coding sequence ATGTCAAGCGATCAATCCCCTGCCCCTCGCCGTCGCCTGTCCCGGGATGACCGGTTGCGCCAGTTGCTCGACGTGGCCTGGCAACTGGTGCGCGAAGAAGGCACCGACGCGCTGACCCTCGGGCATCTGGCCGAGTTGGCCGGCGTTACAAAGCCGGTGGTGTATGATCATTTCGGCGATCGCGCGGGGCTGCTGGCCGCGCTGTATGAAGATTTCGACGCGCGGCAGAACCAGGTATTTGCCGCTGCAATCGAGGCCAGCGAACCCACCCTGGATGATCGCGCCCGGGTGATTGCCTCGTGTTATGTCGACTGTGTGTTGTTGCAGGGGCGGGAAATTCCGGGAGTGATTGCGGCCCTGGCCGGCAGCCCGGAACTGGAAACCATCAAGCGCGAGTACGACGTGATTTTCCTCGGCAAGTGTCGCGACGCCCTCGCCCCCTTTGCCGTGGACGGTGTGATTGGCCAGCCCGGTTTACGCGCAATGCTGGGCGCAGCGGACGCCTTGTCCCATGCTGCGGCCAGCGGGGAGATCAGCCCGCTGGAGGCGCAAGAGGAGCTGTTTGCGAGCATCAAGTCGATGGTGAGTCGAGTAGCGCGTTAG
- a CDS encoding GNAT family N-acetyltransferase: MFSLTHYETPCPEPINAQILQMVVDYLTDISMVAIPPSNLLYNVYQYAIGYEVHLYLEALGGSKGIAVELIVALDAQEQVIGFLLYLPVKDDPEACGVAYMAVHASHRRKGVARAMMQDILARYPHAELTCAVEKVPAFESMGFQLRGVRGTQVLMNTRDYSTDGLMGLLDVASIYSSLEVRQIHTYLLQKHGKRAMVDAEKQRDRHFDQMTHKARMFVHARLG, from the coding sequence ATGTTCAGCCTTACCCATTACGAAACCCCATGCCCCGAGCCGATCAACGCGCAGATCCTGCAGATGGTGGTCGACTACCTGACGGACATCAGCATGGTCGCCATCCCGCCAAGCAATCTGCTGTACAACGTCTACCAGTACGCCATCGGGTACGAGGTGCACCTGTACCTGGAAGCGCTGGGCGGGTCCAAGGGCATTGCGGTGGAATTGATCGTCGCGCTGGACGCGCAGGAGCAGGTGATCGGCTTCCTGCTGTACCTGCCGGTGAAGGACGATCCCGAGGCGTGCGGCGTGGCTTACATGGCGGTGCACGCCAGCCATCGGCGCAAAGGCGTGGCGCGGGCGATGATGCAGGACATCCTGGCCCGCTACCCCCATGCCGAACTGACCTGCGCAGTGGAGAAGGTCCCGGCGTTCGAGTCCATGGGCTTTCAACTGCGCGGTGTGCGCGGTACCCAGGTGTTGATGAACACCCGCGACTACAGCACTGACGGCTTGATGGGGTTGCTGGATGTGGCGTCGATCTACAGCTCGCTGGAGGTGCGGCAGATCCACACCTACCTCCTGCAAAAGCACGGCAAGCGGGCGATGGTCGATGCCGAAAAACAGCGTGATCGTCACTTCGACCAGATGACCCACAAGGCTCGGATGTTCGTGCACGCAAGGCTGGGCTAA
- a CDS encoding LysR family transcriptional regulator: MSTPDFNLLVTLDVLLAEGSVARAAQRLRLSPSAMSRALARLRETTGDPLLVRAGRGLVPTPRALALREQVSQLVQDAEAVLRPAATLDVSQLVRTFTLRTSDGFVENFGPALLTRIAREAPGVRLRFVHKPDKGSTPLRDGSVDLETGVVDSSASPEVLTQALFRDRFIGVVRKGHPLSQGEVTPQRFAEGQHIYVSRRGRDQGQIHQALEALGLTRDVVTIVAGFSTALALARSTDLIASVPERHTANLHSDLYRFALPFVFPDFTVSMLWHPRLDADLAHRWLRGCLREVCAQ, translated from the coding sequence GTGTCGACACCTGATTTCAATCTGCTGGTCACCCTGGATGTGTTGCTCGCCGAAGGCAGCGTCGCCCGTGCCGCTCAACGCTTGCGCCTGAGCCCGTCGGCGATGAGCCGGGCGCTGGCGCGACTGCGGGAAACCACCGGCGATCCGTTATTGGTCCGTGCCGGCCGCGGCCTGGTACCCACGCCGCGCGCTCTGGCGTTGCGCGAACAGGTCAGCCAGTTGGTGCAGGACGCCGAAGCGGTGTTGCGACCCGCTGCGACGCTGGATGTGAGCCAACTGGTACGCACCTTCACCTTGCGCACCAGCGACGGATTTGTTGAAAACTTCGGCCCGGCGCTGTTGACGCGGATCGCCCGGGAAGCGCCTGGCGTGCGGTTGCGCTTCGTGCACAAGCCGGACAAAGGCAGTACGCCGCTGCGCGATGGCAGTGTCGACCTGGAAACCGGCGTGGTCGACAGCAGCGCCAGCCCCGAGGTGCTGACCCAGGCGCTGTTCCGCGACCGGTTTATCGGCGTGGTGCGCAAGGGCCATCCGCTCAGCCAGGGCGAAGTCACGCCGCAGCGCTTCGCCGAAGGCCAGCACATCTACGTGTCCCGGCGCGGCCGTGATCAGGGCCAGATCCATCAAGCCCTTGAAGCGCTCGGGCTGACCCGGGACGTGGTGACCATCGTCGCCGGCTTCTCGACCGCCCTGGCCCTGGCCCGCAGCACCGACCTGATCGCCAGCGTGCCGGAGCGGCATACCGCCAACCTGCACAGCGACCTCTACCGCTTTGCGCTGCCGTTCGTGTTCCCGGACTTCACCGTCTCGATGCTCTGGCACCCGCGCCTGGACGCCGACCTGGCCCATCGCTGGCTGCGCGGTTGCCTGCGGGAGGTATGTGCGCAATGA
- a CDS encoding MFS transporter, which yields MKSPAPRGALVALSLSMLLASLGTSIANVGLPSLVQAFDASFQAAQWVVLAYLLAITAVIVSVGRLGDLMGRSRLLLAGLLLFTVASALCGMAPSLGLLIAARALQGLGAAIMMAMTMALVGETVAKERTGRAMGLLGTMSAMGTALGPSLGGVLIAGFGWRALFFITVPLGLLTFALARRYLRVDRHGLQPAQSGFSFLSTLRDSTLSAGLAMSALVSAVMMATLVVGPFYLTHGAGLDPAWMGLTMAVGPCVSALTGIPAGRLTDRFGCGPMTIAGLLAMLAGCLLLSLAPLNLGVAGYITPLIILTLGYAQFQAANNTAVMSDVLPDRRGVVAGLLNLSRNVGLIAGASALGAFFAHVSGDLATATPGDVGSGMQATFGVALALIGVGLFLALRARFRVTPVLTR from the coding sequence ATGAAATCACCTGCACCCCGTGGCGCTCTCGTCGCCCTGTCACTGTCCATGTTGCTGGCGTCCTTGGGCACCAGCATCGCCAACGTCGGCCTGCCGAGCCTGGTGCAGGCGTTTGATGCATCGTTCCAGGCGGCGCAGTGGGTGGTGCTCGCCTACTTGCTGGCGATTACTGCGGTGATCGTCAGCGTCGGGCGACTGGGCGACCTGATGGGCCGCAGCCGCCTGCTCTTGGCCGGGTTATTGCTCTTCACCGTTGCCTCGGCCCTGTGCGGCATGGCTCCGTCCCTCGGGCTGTTGATTGCGGCCCGCGCCCTGCAAGGCCTGGGCGCGGCGATCATGATGGCGATGACCATGGCGCTGGTGGGCGAGACCGTGGCCAAGGAACGCACCGGCCGCGCCATGGGGTTGCTGGGCACGATGTCGGCCATGGGCACCGCGCTGGGGCCAAGCCTTGGCGGGGTGTTGATCGCGGGGTTTGGCTGGCGCGCGCTGTTTTTCATCACCGTGCCGCTGGGTTTGCTGACATTTGCCCTCGCCCGGCGCTATCTGCGCGTCGACCGCCATGGGCTACAGCCCGCGCAATCCGGGTTCAGTTTCTTGTCGACTTTACGGGATTCAACGCTAAGCGCTGGCCTGGCCATGAGCGCGCTGGTATCGGCGGTGATGATGGCGACCTTGGTGGTCGGGCCCTTCTACCTGACCCACGGTGCAGGCCTCGACCCTGCCTGGATGGGCCTGACAATGGCAGTCGGGCCCTGCGTTTCGGCATTGACGGGCATCCCTGCGGGACGTTTGACCGACCGTTTCGGCTGCGGCCCGATGACCATCGCCGGGCTGCTGGCGATGCTGGCGGGGTGCCTGCTGCTCTCGCTGGCGCCGCTGAACCTTGGGGTTGCCGGGTATATCACCCCGCTGATCATCCTCACCCTCGGCTACGCCCAGTTTCAGGCCGCCAACAACACCGCGGTGATGAGCGACGTACTGCCAGACCGCCGTGGCGTAGTCGCCGGCTTGCTCAACCTGTCGCGCAATGTGGGGCTGATCGCGGGCGCCTCGGCATTGGGTGCTTTCTTTGCGCACGTTTCAGGTGACCTCGCCACAGCCACTCCCGGCGATGTGGGAAGTGGGATGCAAGCCACGTTCGGCGTGGCATTGGCACTGATTGGTGTAGGTCTTTTCCTGGCCCTACGCGCCCGGTTCCGCGTAACACCTGTCTTGACAAGGTAA
- a CDS encoding FadR/GntR family transcriptional regulator has product MLELQRPDSLVMRVVSAIRAEIDSGQLAPEARLPTEQQLAEQLNVSRSVVREAIAQLKADGVLTARRGLGSFISQTPAGTVFRFPEKNGRRPDLAQMFEVRLWIETQAASIAAQRRDAADLQRMKTALQEMHDKRADFDAAALADVEFHRAIAEASKNDYFVAFHDFLRSQLASARKTAWENSATRFVSGSADATQEHTALYQAIVDGDAQGAAACAEAHLRAAARRLHLELPAIN; this is encoded by the coding sequence ATGCTTGAGCTCCAGCGCCCTGATTCGCTCGTTATGCGCGTCGTCAGCGCCATTCGTGCAGAAATCGATTCCGGCCAACTGGCGCCCGAAGCGCGCCTGCCCACCGAACAGCAACTGGCTGAACAACTCAATGTCAGCCGTTCGGTGGTGCGCGAAGCGATTGCCCAGCTCAAGGCCGATGGCGTACTGACTGCGCGGCGTGGCCTGGGCTCATTTATCTCGCAAACCCCGGCCGGCACCGTGTTCCGCTTCCCGGAAAAAAACGGTCGCCGCCCGGACCTGGCGCAAATGTTCGAAGTGCGCCTGTGGATCGAAACCCAGGCCGCCTCGATTGCCGCCCAACGCCGCGACGCCGCCGACCTGCAGCGCATGAAGACCGCCCTGCAGGAAATGCACGACAAGCGCGCCGACTTCGACGCCGCCGCCCTGGCCGATGTGGAATTCCATCGCGCCATCGCCGAGGCCAGCAAGAACGACTATTTCGTGGCCTTCCATGACTTCCTCAGAAGCCAACTGGCCAGCGCCCGCAAGACCGCCTGGGAAAACTCCGCCACCCGCTTTGTCAGCGGCTCGGCCGATGCCACCCAGGAACACACTGCGCTCTACCAGGCCATCGTCGACGGTGATGCCCAAGGCGCTGCCGCCTGTGCCGAGGCTCACTTGCGCGCCGCAGCAAGGCGCCTGCATCTGGAATTGCCCGCTATCAATTGA
- the lhgO gene encoding L-2-hydroxyglutarate oxidase has protein sequence MIYDFCIIGGGIVGLATAMELLKRQPNASLVILEKESLLAKHQTGHNSGVIHAGIYYAPGSLKADLCKRGAEATKQFCTEHGIKFEVCGKLLVASTDLEVQRMEALYARSQLNGMKVERLDADQLRQREPNIVGLGGLFLDATGIVDYREVCETMARVIRRAGGEICLERTVTAIVEDTDKVTVSTRGESWQARHLVVCAGLQSDRLAVMAGVKIDHQIIPFRGEYFRLPESKNTIVNHLIYPIPDPELPFLGVHLTRMIDGSVTVGPNAVLGLGRENYRKFSVNWRDVAQYASFPGFWKTIWQNLGSGSVEMKNSLFKSGYLEQCRKYCPSLNIEDLLPYEAGIRAQAVMRDGTLVHDFLFAQTPRMLHVCNAPSPAATSAIPIGAMIADRMFKPH, from the coding sequence ATGATTTATGACTTTTGCATCATCGGCGGCGGCATCGTCGGTTTGGCCACCGCGATGGAGTTGCTCAAGCGCCAGCCCAACGCCTCGCTGGTGATCCTGGAGAAGGAAAGCCTGTTGGCCAAACACCAGACCGGCCATAACAGCGGCGTGATCCATGCCGGCATCTACTACGCGCCGGGCAGCCTCAAGGCCGACTTGTGCAAACGTGGCGCCGAAGCCACCAAGCAGTTTTGCACCGAGCACGGGATCAAGTTCGAGGTGTGCGGCAAGTTGCTGGTGGCTTCGACTGATCTGGAAGTACAACGGATGGAAGCGCTGTACGCCCGCTCGCAGCTCAACGGCATGAAAGTCGAACGCCTGGACGCCGACCAGTTGCGCCAGCGCGAACCGAACATCGTCGGGCTGGGCGGGCTGTTTCTCGACGCCACCGGCATTGTCGATTACCGCGAAGTCTGCGAAACCATGGCCCGGGTGATTCGTCGCGCCGGCGGGGAAATCTGCCTGGAACGCACCGTCACTGCGATCGTCGAGGACACCGACAAAGTCACCGTCAGCACCCGGGGCGAAAGCTGGCAGGCCAGGCATCTGGTGGTGTGTGCAGGTTTGCAATCGGACCGCCTGGCCGTGATGGCCGGCGTCAAGATCGACCACCAGATCATCCCGTTCCGTGGCGAATACTTCCGCTTGCCGGAATCGAAGAACACCATCGTCAACCACCTGATCTACCCGATTCCCGACCCGGAGCTGCCCTTCCTCGGCGTGCACCTGACCCGCATGATCGACGGCAGCGTCACCGTTGGCCCGAATGCCGTACTCGGCCTGGGTCGCGAGAACTACCGCAAATTCTCGGTGAACTGGCGCGACGTGGCGCAGTACGCGAGCTTCCCGGGCTTCTGGAAAACCATCTGGCAGAACCTCGGTTCGGGCAGCGTCGAGATGAAGAACTCGCTGTTCAAGTCCGGCTACCTGGAGCAGTGCCGCAAGTACTGCCCATCGCTCAACATCGAAGACCTGCTGCCTTATGAAGCCGGCATCCGCGCCCAGGCCGTGATGCGCGACGGCACCCTGGTGCACGACTTCCTGTTCGCCCAGACCCCGCGAATGCTCCACGTGTGCAATGCGCCCTCACCCGCTGCCACCTCCGCGATTCCTATCGGCGCAATGATCGCCGACCGCATGTTCAAGCCCCACTGA